From the genome of Pseudoliparis swirei isolate HS2019 ecotype Mariana Trench chromosome 1, NWPU_hadal_v1, whole genome shotgun sequence:
tatacctattgatgtgttggtgtacctagtacaggcaatgcagacaattaatagtgagaagAGTCAATATactcttagacattgtcaaGTACTAAGAAGACACGCAACGACAAGACTCACAAATGACAGAAAACATCaaccagacaatcatattcaattgtattcttatttctttgtggatatTTATTGTACTATCAACAATTAgtatgtatttctttgtttcttttgtttttgtatcattCTAAATCATACCTATTGATTTGCTGGTGtgcctagtacaggcaatgcagacaattaatagtgagaatagtgaatatactcttagacattgtcaaGTACGAAGAAGACACGCAACGACAAGACTCACAAATGACAGAAAACATCaaccagacaatcatattcaattgtattcttatttctttgtggatatTTATTGTACTATCAACAATTAgtatgtatttctttgtttcttttgtttttatcatTCTAAATCATACCTATTGATTTGCTGGTGtgcctagtacaggcaatgcagacaattaatagtgagaatagtgaatatactcttagacattgtcaaGTACGAAGAAGACACGCAACGACAAGACTCACAAATGACAGAAAACATCaaccagacaatcatattcaattgtattcttatttctttgtggatatTTATTGTACGATCAACaattagtgtgtatttctttgtttcttttgtttttgtatcattCTAAATCATACCTATTGATTTGCTGGTGtgcctagtacaggcaatgcagacaattaatagtgagaatagtgaatatactcttagacattgtcaaGTACGAAGAAGACACGCAACGACAAGACTCACAAATGACAGAAAACATCaaccagacaatcatattcaattgtattcttatttctttgtggatatTTATTGTACTATCAACaattagtgtgtatttctttgtttcttttgtttttgaatCATTCTAAATCATACCTATTGATTTGTTGGTGtgcctagtacaggcaatgcagacaattaatagtgagaatagtgaatatactcttagacattgtcaaGTACGAAGAAGACACGCAACGACAAGACTCACAAATGACAGAAAACATCaaccagacaatcatattcaattgtattcttatttctttgtggatatTTATTGTACTATCAACaattagtgtgtatttctttgtttcttttgttttcgtATCATTCTAAATCATACCTATTGATTTGCTGGTGTGCCTAGTACATGCAATGCAgacaattaatagtgagaatagtgaatatactcttagacattgtcaaGTACGAAGAAGACACGCAACGACAAGACTCACAAATGACAGAAAACATCaaccagacaatcatattcaattgtattcttatttctttgtggatatTTATTGTACGATCAACAATNNNNNNNNNNNNNNNNNNNNNNNNNNNNNNNNNNNNNNNNNNNNNNNNNNNNNNNNNNNNNNNNNNNNNNNNNNNNNNNNNNNNNNNNNNNNNNNNNNNNNNNNNNNNNNNNNNNNNNNNNNNNNNNNNNNNNNNNNNNNNNNNNNNNNNNNNNNNNNNNNNNNNNNNNNNNNNNNNNNNNNNNNNNNNNNNNNNNNNNNNNNNNNNNNNNNNNNNNNNNNNNNNNNNNNNNNNNNNNNNNNNNNNNNNNNNNNNNNNNNNNNNNNNNNNNNNNNNNNNNNNNNNNNNNNNNNNNNNNNNNNNNNNNNNNNNNNNNNNNNNNNNNNNNNNNNNNNNNNNNNNNNNNNNNNNNNNNNNNNNNNNNNNNNNNNNNNNNNNNNNNNNNNNNNNNNNNNNNNNNNNNNNNNNNNNNNNNNNNNNNNNNNNNNNNNNNNNNNNNNNNNNNNNNNNNNNNNNNNNNNNNNNNNNNNNNNNNNNNNNNNNNNNNNNNNNNNNNNNNNNNNNNNNNNNNNNNNNNNNNNNNNNNNNNNNNNNNNNNNNNNNNNNNNNNNNNNNNNNNNNNNNNNNNNNNNNNNNNNNNNNNNNNNNNNNNNNNNNNNNNNNNNNNNNNNNNNNNNNNNNNNNNNNNNNNNNNNNNNNNNNNNNNNNNNNNNNNNNNNNNNNNNNNNNNNNNNNNNNNNNNNNNNNNNNNNNNNNNNNNNNNNNNNNNNNNNNNNNNNNNNNNNNNNNNNNNNNNNNNNNNNNNNNNNNNNNNNNNNNNNNNNNNNNNNNNNNNNNNNNNNNNNNNNNNNNNNNNNNNNNNNNNNNNNNNNNNNNNNNNNNNNNNNNNNNNNNNNNNNNNNNNNNNNNNNNNNNNNNNNNNNNNNNNNNNNNNNNNNNNNNNNNNNNNNNNNNNNNNNNNNNNNNNNNNNNNNNNNNNNNNNNNNNNNNNNNNNNNNNNNNNNNNNNNNNNNNNNNNNNNNNNNNNNNNNNNNNNNNNNNNNNNNNNNNNNNNNNNNNNtacactgagccctctctctcctctctccttatggacgtttaggatacactcagcacctctctcctctcctctctccttatagacgcttaggatacactgagctcctctctccttatggacgcttaggatacactgagctcctctctcctctcctctctccttatagacgcttaggatacactgagttcctctctcctctctccttatggacgcttaggatacactgagctcctctctcctctcctctctccttatagacgcttaggatacactgagttcctctctcctctctccttatggacgtttaggatacactgagctctctcctctcctctctccttatggacgcttaggatacactgagctcctctctcctctcctctctccttatggacgtttaggatacactgagctcctctctcctctcctctctccttatagacgcttaggatacactgagttcctctctcctctctccttatggatgcttaggatacactgagctcctctctcctctcctctctccttatggacgtccaatggaccctatgagacataaagtcacaagaactccagagaggaagcagagttagtaatgtgtgatggagagatgaacattcatccataaggagagaggagaagagagaggagctcagtgcagggtttttcctgcatagagaaaatgtgggcgcgcgccgaAGCCGTTTCCCCGaacgcctaaggcaaaaaaaagtctgcgatggaaaaaaaacaaaaaacaaacaaactgtgttcatcacgtcagcgaatatgttctcaatagtatgtttcaagtaggctacagccgaaccctcgttctgttttgatcaagagtaatggagttgataagcgtgtcttcttgtctgatcaatgcgcaactgtgaggtgaatggacagagcgataCAGATCAAAacatttttgggagcaccgaagacccatgttgacccaggaaaaaccctggcagtgtatcctaaacgtccataaggagagaggagagaggagctcagtgtatcctaaacatgacatctattgttcatctggtcacacgacatctattgttcacctggtcacatgacatctattgttcatctggtcacatgacatctattgttcatctggtcacatgacatctattgttcatctagtcacatgacatctattgttcatctggtcacatgacatctattgttcatctggtcacatgccatctattgttcatctggtcacatgacatctattgttcatctggtcacatgacatctattgttcatatggtcacatgacatctattgatcatctagtctcatgacatctattgttcatctagtcacatgacatctattgttcatctggtaacatgacatctattgttcatctagtcacatgacatctattgttcatctggtcacatgacatctattgttcatctggtcacatgacatctattgttcatctggtcacatgacatctattgttcatatggtcacatgacatctattgatcatctagccacatgacatctattgttcatctagtcacatgacatctattgttcatctggtaacatgacatctattgttcatctagtcacatgacatctattgttcatctggtcacatgacatctattgttcatctggtcacatgacatctattgttcatctggtcacatgacatctattgttcatctggtcacatgacatctattgttcatctagtcacatgacatctattgtttatctggtcacatgacatctattgttcatctggtcacatgacatctattgttcatctggtcacatgacatctattgttcacctggtcacatgacatctattgttcatcgagtcacatgacatctattgttcatctggtcacatgacctctattgttcatctggtcacatgacctctcttgttcatctggtcacatgacatctattgttcatctggtcacatgacctctcttgttcatctagtcacatgacatctattgttcatctggtcacatgacctctattgttcatctggtcacattacctctcttgttcatctagtcacatgacctctattgttcatctggtcacatgacatctattgttcatctggtcacatgacatctattgttcatctggtcacatgacatctattgttcacctggtcacatgacatctattgttcatcgagtcacatgacatctattgttcatctggtcacatgacctctattgttcatctggtcacatgacctctcttgttcatctggtcacatgacatatattgttcatctggtcacatgacctctcttgttcatcgagtcacatgacatctattgttcatctggtcacacgacctctattgttcatctggtcacatgacctctcttgttcatctagtcacatgacatctattgttcatctggtcacatgacctctattgttcatctggtcacatgacatctattgttcatctggtcacatgacatctattgttcatctagtcacatgacatctattgttcatctggtcacatgacatctattgttcatctggtcacatgacatctattgttcatctggtcacatgacatctattgttcacctggtcacatgacatctattgttcatctagtcacatgacatctattgttcatctggtcacatgacatctattgttcatctggtcacatgacatctattgttcatctggtcacatgacatctattgttcatctggtcacatgacctctattgttcatctggtcacatgacatctattgttcatctggtcacatgacatctattgttcatctggtcacatgacatctattgttcatctggtcacatgacatctattgttcatctggtcacatgacctctattgttcatctggtcacatgacatctattgttcatctggtcacatgacatctattgttcatctagtcacatgacatctattgttcatctggtcacatgacatctattgttcatctggtcacatgacatctattgttcatctagtcacatgacatctattgttcatctggtcacatgacatctattgttcatctggtcacatgacatctattgttcatctggtcacatgacatctattgttcatctagtcacatgacatctattgttcatctggtcacatgacctctattgttcatctggtcacatgacatctattgttcatctggtcctatgacatctattgttcatctggtcacatgacctctattgttcatctggtcacatgtctatgtgtacagactgtaaagctgAAGGTATACTTTCAACCAGTAGGGGGCAGTTTCCGTGCGTATCAGTGCTGGCTGGTGATGATTGGGGAGGACCGGAAGAAAACCAAACCACAGCACCaagatatttcttttatttatatacggTTGTGATTTATTCTAAGAAAGATACTCAAGTCTTTCCCCCTCCATTTTATGTAGTACAATCCAGTGTTAGAGAATTGAAGATGACATTTGGAAATGACCAttgtgttctggttgttgaTTAGTAACAACCCAAAGAGAGGACGTCCTCCCTTTACTGGTGTGGGACTCAGATTACAAGTATGTGTTTGATGAAGTGAATAGAGGGGAGTTGATAGAGGCTCCAAACACCACGCTCGTACCTCGCCTTGCAGTGAAAGCATTTCAACTCTGCCTTTGTTCCAAAGAAGAGAGGAACTTAATCTCTGATAATTAAAGTCTGGTGATCTTCCTCCTGCTTCAGGCCTCGAGCAGAGCAGCAACCTTCACTACCTGTAGAGGGTTCAGTCacactcacctgtctcactctgggCTGATCTCCGTCTCCTGGTGGACCACCACTTTGGTAACAGACATGTCTGGGTGCTGCTCTTTGGCCTCTTTGATGGCCTGAGCCAAAGCCTGTGGAGGAAGGACAACAGTCCCGCTGCAACATGATGACCTTCATTCGGATCACTTCATTTACTTGATGTATGAACACAACCGCTCGATGGGACAAACCACCCCACAGAGCCATTCCAGCTTCACATATCAGGGACATCAACAGGCAGATCGAAGGAAAGCTGCATGAGGACATTTGGTttgaacacatgacacaatactGGTCTGCTTTACCTTGTCGTGATCAATTTCAGTGTCTCCAGTGATGACGATTCTCTTCTCAATGCGGGTCTCAGAGACGCCTCCTTTCACCGTCTGTAACAGAGATCAGAAACATGTGCAGAGCCACTCGCCCTCTGGACCGTGTCTCGGGGGGGATGACAACAGGAAGCCAAACCACTTGTTTGGAGGACGCTGCAAAGGAACATTGATGCATGACACATGTAGCTCAGCGAaggttcagacaggaagacattcggTCCAGCTGCACAGGACCCAACCTGTTCTTGTCTGCGGTCTCACTTGACCCAACCTATCCGGTCCTTGGGCGCGACCCGGCACGTCGAGACCCCCGCTATCCATTCGGGGATCTTAATCCCCCTCTCCTTTGCAGTGGTAGTTCCTCTCCACACTGTCCCGTTCTGCGGTCTACTCTCgacccctcctgtccttgtctgcggtgCGTCTTCACCCCTAATCTGCCTTTCTGCGTCATTTCCGACCCCGCTATCATTTTCGGGATCCGGTCGGATCCTGCTGTCTTAGTGCTGTATATCTAGATCTGCGGTCGATGGAGACCCCGTATCCTCGTCTGCAGTCCTTCGGGGCCTTCCTCTCTTGCTTTTTAGCTAGACCCTCTTAACTCTGTTGATGTTTACTATTATGGCTAGCCTTAACCCCTTTGAACCATAACTAGTGGTTTATGAAATGTTTCTAGGGGTGCCTAGGAAACTTCTGCGGCTTTAGGTAAGGTTGAATTTATCTTctacatataaaataattctctttggggggattctgcgtgcgcagatatcagcatctctacccctggtttatccttcttcaggatggagtccaatcgccaaagactttgcactattgcaatatgctattgtaataaatgattgttaaactctaaattcccgtctctcctgattgaactggtATAAGTGAAGCAGTGTCTCAGTACCAACAGCTAGACCGGCAGAGCGTCCGGCTGAAACATGACACATGGTATTCCTCTCCGATGCCTGACATCCTCCAGTGGAGTGATGTGGTTAGCCAAAACAACGAGGGTCTCTTCATACGGGTGGGAACCATAACATGCACATGCCTATGACTTGATGAAGTCTGGGCCAGTCCCAGGCAGAGGACACCGAGGACGCGGGAGAACTGACCCCACGCAGACCTGTTGGTGTTCTCTAACTGTAGCGTCCTCAACGAGTCCATCCGGGCTGAGTCTCAGCATCGGTCCCACAGCGTGAGCCGTGTGTCCTGGTGACACTGAGGAGCGCACACGTTCACCTTGTTGAGACTCAATGGTTCATTTGGGTCTTCGCTTGAATGAGATATGTAGAATCCAATGTTTTTGATGACATGGCACAAATTCAAGCGTAGTTTTAGTTGTGtttgttgagtgtttgtcaCACATGATGTGTTTGAGGGCCGTCGGAAAAGGATAATCTGATGTCGATACGTTTTTTACAGCTTCAGTGATGACTGGTGCAGTTTCAGTGATTGTTTACAGAAAACATGCTTTTCCATCCAGACGACAGGTTTTGGGTTCAGAGCTGACCCAGCCGTTTTAATGGCGTCTCAAGTCTTCCGGGATGTGCTGTGGTTGTGCTACGACAGACCATGTTGATACTCATACAAGTACAGAGTGGTCGAGGCCCTTCGCCACAGCGTTGGGCTTTAGTCACTCTTGAAGATGGACAATGAATGACAGTGTTCTGTTGGCGCTCCTATCGGCACCTCTCTGTCATCTCAACGGACGGACAGTCGTGCAGCGCTCTGCACGGTTGTTCAAATGAGTGTAAATCAAGTGGATTCATGGTATGGTTTACTTCATGGTTGGCATGAGTGTTAACCACCCTGAATGTAAAAAGGTAGGCTGTCTCATATGTGACTGAGTTATGACTCCAAAGGAGGAGAAGTGTGATGTTTCAAAGTGTGCCCATTGGAGGCTCTGCTTGTGATCCACCTGAATCACCTGCAGAAGCTTCTGCTGGAGCGCCAGCAGCTGAGCAGTGACTCTCCACAGTGACAGCCGAGtctgggtggaggaggacggtgaaCAGACCTTGGTGAtctgggtggtggtggtggtgctggtggtctctGAAGTGATGGTCTGGGCGCTCAGCAGAACTCCGACATCCCGTTCTGCCAGGCCGTCCACGGTCTGTTGGAGAGACACCTTCAAGTGTTACAAAAGaacctcaagttaatacaggtGAACACCctgttgtgtgttggtgtgatcGTTATGCATTACATAAGACTTCACATTGAAGCCCACTTGGAGGGAGAgctggggattgaacctccagcTGCCATGGCACGTCGGTCAACATGTTATCATCAGTTACTTTCAACTAACGCTTTCTGATTTAAATCTAAATATTCCATTCATTGGCTTTCAGGATAAGTGTGTGAACCACTGCATTCAGCCACTTAAATAACAAAATGAAATACATTGAAGAAAACCAATGTTTGGTATAAAGCCTTATGTTAAGTGATTACAGTGTTCATCTTGGAACTAAAACTCCTCAGTGTCACAACCAGGGTGATCAGACTAACTCCCAAACACACAAGAGTGGTTCTACGTGTCCCACTCACACTCCCACATGGTAGGACGCTGCCATGGAAGGGCTCAGGGTCACATGACCCATGAGGAGACCCTCATCAACCTCTGAGCCACGACACACTGTGGGACCACCCACTCAGGACCGGAGTCCAATCCGTGGACATCACATCGGACCAGTTCTGCTATCTTACAGGAGAAAGGATAGAAACACATCCCAGGGAACGGACTGAGCTCAGCCTGATTTCAACTGGTCTGCAAAGGTCAGAGGAGAGCCACCATCTCAGGCCGAGGCGTCGGCAGTGAGCTGATGTGAACCTGTACGAGCACATCGTTAAAGCCTTTCAGTGGGAGTGAAGCCTGGCTGGACACAGTGACGGTCGGTTCCCTCACCTGAGCTGACTCGTATGTGATGGTCTTGGTCGCAGTGTGAACTGATGGGACGTCCTTGTTGGCCACACTTCCTCTCAGGGAGTTGGTGACGTCTGAGATGGTGATGGTCTGGGTCTTCAGCACAGGAGACTGCAGGGGCAGAGGAACAGTCAGCAACTCCCTCCCTCGGCTGGAGCAACACTCAACTACCACGGTGTATTAGTTAAAGAAGACTCAACTACCACAGTGTATTAGTTAAAGAAGACTCAACTACCACAGTGTATTAGTTAAAGAAGACTCAACTACCACGGTGTATTCGTTAAAGAAGACTCAACTACCACAGTGTATTCGTTAAAGAAGACTCAACTACCACGGTGTATTAGTTAAAGAAGACTCAACTACCACAGTGTATTAGTTAAAGAAGACTCAACTACCACGGTGTATTCGTTAAAGTAGACTCAACTACCACGGTGTATTCGTTAAAGAAGACTCAACTACCACGGTGTATTAGTTAAAGAAGACTCAACTACCACAGTGTATTCGTTAAAGAAGACTCAACTACCACGGTGTATTTGTTAAAGAAGACTCAACTACCACTGTGTATTTGTTAAAGAAGACTCAACTACCACTGTGTATTCGTTAAAGAAGACTCAACTACCACTCTGTATTCGTTAAAGAAGACTCAACTACCACGGTGTATTCGTTAAAGAAGACAAAACTACCACGGTGTATTCGTTAAAGAAGACTCAACTACCACTGTGTATTCGTTAAAGAAGACTCAACTACCACGGTGTATTCGTTAAAGAAGACTCAACTACCACGGTGTATTCGTTAAAGAAGACTCAACTACCACTGTGTATTCGTTAAAGAAGACTCAACTACCACGGTGTATTTGTTAAAGAAGACTCAACTACCACGGTGTATTCGTTAAAGAAGACTCAACTACCACTGTGTATTTGTTAAAGAAGACTCAACTACCACGGTGTATTCGTTAAAGAAGACTCAACTACCACGGTGTATTCGTTAAAGAAGACTCAACTACCACCGCTCGCACACGCCGCTCGCACACGCCGCTCACACACGCCGCTCACACACGCCGCTCACACACGCCGCTCACACACACCGCTCACACAcaccgctcacacacacactggtcaaAGGCTCATCACTCATCACACGGACTGTTCCGTCACTTTCCATGAGAACAGCCgaaaacgcaagttacgtatgtaactatggttctatgaatcctggatgaccgccagaggcggtgcttagcactggatatcttccgtcttgcgcatagcaggtcgagtattaataacgacaaagtcacctGTGACTTCGGATGAcacgcccaccgggtataagttccggtgtcatcccgagattagtcctacggaatcttctcgcgaactcacgagattccgagtgactaagaactctggcggtcatccaggattcatagaaccatagttacatacgtaacttgcgttctatttcatccttcctgaccgccagaggcggtgcttagcactggatgacttatatcaacagagtcacgaggaatcccgaggaaactacctcatatgactcaagcagaggatctggacggagaaccacctgcaatgcatggagggtgttcccgttcgctctgtagtctctggtgaatgtgctcaacgatgcccctgaggctgttgcatacatatgcacctatattccctacgggcatacctctcagggtcgcccgtgatgtgggaacgctgtCGGTAGAACaccaccctgctctggatggcagagcacggacgttcaccacctctgtacaggcaatggcctccactatctagttgaacaggcactgttctgcagtggcatagcccttcttagatccaccctaactgactagttatggtggtcaagctgcgcaggctggacaggctggttgagacccgagcgtgccgGCACCCCTGGGGgagccactgctttaggccgcagtgtgacacccgagccatctgagttcccctcagacaaggctcattgaccgacagggcgtgtagcttgcctacttgctctgccgcagttatggcaaggatgaaaggtctttgccgacagcaaccacagctctgcctctgccaagggtttGCAGGAAGGCGAGCATGGGGTGTCCAGTACCACGGgcaagtcccctggaggagccctcagGGGGTTTAGGGGACACAGTcgctgaggccctccttatgaagagggacaccagcttgtggctgttctgcgtcattgtcggctttagcataCTGCCCtgaatggcagctatgtaggccctcaggatagaggcagacatacccttaactagaagggatgacggaggcgtgagtaccgtaggcacgaggcaccgtactgggtccctccgtccgtcAGTCGGGAAGcttcttctgctctcctgcggccagGCCCCTTGTTGGGCGCGGCCGGGATTGGGATGGCAgatcccaccatctagctgtgctaggggtcccgcatgtcagcgaggcgcCGTCTCccagcgaagtctgtgcagccaggggaaccaagtcctggctggacgcaagggggccaccagcaaaagtcggtggccctgttgaagcccctgagtagttggcaagatcagcggaaatgtggggaacgctctggttccgttctcctggtcgatacctctcccgacaattggtcaggtgaagggttaccggagtaagaaaagtcagaagggcacgggagctccgtagaagctctgcagccctagagacccctggaggttcaagccaacacgtggttgaggcgatgtctcgcccaacaagtacatattccctcccaagtatggcaggaactgtttgagcgctaggtgcatggcctgtggctccagacccaagtgtcgcgaat
Proteins encoded in this window:
- the LOC130193425 gene encoding protein 4.1-like is translated as MRHHTSISELKRSFMESVPEPRPSEWDKRLSTSGQLQPASPVLKTQTITISDVTNSLRGSVANKDVPSVHTATKTITYESAQTVDGLAERDVGVLLSAQTITSETTSTTTTTQITKTVKGGVSETRIEKRIVITGDTEIDHDKALAQAIKEAKEQHPDMSVTKVVVHQETEISPE